Proteins from a single region of Nocardiopsis dassonvillei subsp. dassonvillei DSM 43111:
- a CDS encoding FAD-dependent oxidoreductase, whose protein sequence is MTSADGGGRPGTRPASDGSGRPPGARDPRAEAVPPAPPTGPATGGRPRVVVVGGGIAGLAAACALAERDVDVTVLEREPSLGGRLRGWSTTLSDGSPATMTRGFHAFFRQYYNLRALLRRGDPGLGALVPLTDYPLVHRDGPRDRFSGLPATPPWNAAVLAATSPSFPARDMARVNLPAALQLLDVDVPGVYERLDHLSARDLLDAVRFPPTARHLAFEVFTRSFFADPGVLSAAELALMFHVYFLGSSEGLVFDVPGSPFPQALWDPLERYLAKRGVRLRTGVRVGEVGRAREGEETGSRFTLRGRTAGGEVFEEGADAVVLAADPAGTRDLVAASPELGAPEPGGADWRDRMARIRTAPPFLVSRYWLDRPVRPHRPAFLGTAGYPTLDNISVLERYEDEAREWTRRTGGSVVELHAYALEEGCGPDHERHRLWEQAGSVYPELRRARAVDARHELRADCPLFAPGSHRDRCGVTTPDPFVTVAGDHVRTDLPVALMERAATSGLLAANALLSRWGRPGHTVWTVPRRGRSAPLRALARWSRRS, encoded by the coding sequence TTGACGAGCGCTGACGGCGGAGGGCGCCCCGGGACGCGCCCCGCCTCCGACGGGTCCGGCCGTCCCCCCGGCGCCCGCGACCCCCGGGCCGAGGCCGTCCCGCCCGCCCCGCCGACCGGCCCCGCGACCGGCGGAAGGCCCCGCGTCGTCGTGGTCGGCGGCGGCATCGCCGGGCTGGCGGCGGCCTGCGCACTGGCCGAGCGGGACGTGGACGTGACGGTGCTGGAGCGCGAACCCTCACTCGGGGGGCGGCTGCGCGGCTGGTCCACGACGCTCTCCGACGGTTCGCCCGCGACCATGACCCGCGGGTTCCACGCGTTCTTCCGGCAGTACTACAACCTGCGCGCCCTGCTGCGCCGCGGCGACCCCGGGCTCGGCGCGCTGGTGCCGCTCACGGACTACCCGCTGGTGCACCGGGACGGGCCGCGCGACCGCTTCTCGGGTCTGCCCGCGACCCCGCCGTGGAACGCGGCCGTCCTGGCGGCGACCAGCCCGAGCTTCCCGGCGCGCGACATGGCGCGGGTCAACCTGCCCGCGGCCCTGCAACTGCTCGACGTGGACGTGCCCGGCGTGTACGAGCGGCTCGACCACCTCAGCGCCCGCGACCTGCTGGACGCGGTGCGCTTCCCGCCCACGGCACGGCACCTGGCCTTCGAGGTGTTCACCCGCAGCTTCTTCGCCGACCCCGGCGTGCTGTCGGCCGCCGAACTCGCGCTGATGTTCCACGTGTACTTCCTCGGCTCGTCCGAGGGTCTGGTGTTCGACGTACCCGGCTCGCCGTTCCCGCAGGCGCTGTGGGACCCCCTGGAGCGCTACCTGGCCAAGCGCGGGGTCCGGCTGCGGACCGGTGTGCGGGTCGGGGAGGTGGGCCGGGCGCGAGAGGGCGAGGAGACGGGGAGCCGGTTCACGCTGCGCGGGCGCACGGCCGGGGGCGAGGTCTTCGAGGAGGGCGCGGACGCCGTGGTGCTCGCCGCCGACCCCGCCGGAACCCGCGACCTGGTGGCGGCCTCGCCGGAACTGGGCGCACCGGAACCGGGCGGAGCGGACTGGCGCGACCGGATGGCCCGGATCCGCACGGCTCCCCCGTTCCTGGTGTCGCGCTACTGGCTGGACCGGCCCGTGCGCCCGCACCGGCCCGCCTTCCTGGGCACGGCGGGCTACCCCACCCTGGACAACATCAGCGTGCTGGAACGGTACGAGGACGAGGCCCGCGAGTGGACCCGGCGCACCGGCGGGTCGGTGGTGGAACTGCACGCCTACGCGCTGGAGGAGGGGTGCGGTCCCGATCACGAGCGGCACCGGCTCTGGGAACAGGCCGGGTCCGTCTATCCGGAGCTGCGCCGGGCCCGCGCGGTGGACGCCCGGCACGAGCTGCGCGCGGACTGTCCGCTGTTCGCCCCCGGCAGCCACCGGGACCGGTGCGGGGTGACCACGCCCGACCCGTTCGTGACGGTGGCGGGTGACCACGTGCGCACCGACCTGCCCGTGGCCCTCATGGAACGCGCCGCCACCAGCGGCCTGCTCGCGGCCAACGCCCTGCTGTCGCGGTGGGGGCGGCCGGGGCACACGGTGTGGACCGTGCCCCGGCGGGGGCGGTCGGCGCCGTTGCGGGCGCTCGCCCGGTGGTCGAGGAGGTCCTAG
- a CDS encoding DUF5914 domain-containing protein: MTLPDPRPRRLPLRRMPATTWKKQEPTWREGSPSVIGSALKRALARPSGNWFVLAASSEVRTDRPFGRVVAGTELVAWRTPDGTAHAGPGACPHLGAPLCRGAVDSGRLVCRWHGLSLDGGGFPGWDPYPVHDDGVLVWVRLDREGGEEPLDEPVVPERPALPGSLVAVESLAGRCEPEDVVANRLDPWHGSWFHPYSFVGLKVTEVPKGADPDPDRMVVDVGFRVAGRWGVPVRAEFRCPDPRTVVMRIIEGEGLGSVVETHATPLGVDDKGVPRTAVIEATVASSERIGFLLARKLAGPVVRPVMRMAARRLWKDDLDYAERRYLLRSTGRWPG; the protein is encoded by the coding sequence GTGACACTGCCCGACCCGCGACCGCGGCGGCTTCCCCTGCGCCGCATGCCCGCCACCACGTGGAAGAAGCAGGAGCCGACCTGGCGGGAGGGCTCGCCCTCCGTCATCGGGTCGGCGCTCAAACGCGCGCTCGCCCGGCCCTCGGGGAACTGGTTCGTGCTGGCAGCGAGCAGCGAGGTCCGCACGGACCGGCCGTTCGGGCGCGTCGTGGCCGGGACCGAGCTGGTGGCCTGGCGCACCCCGGACGGGACCGCGCACGCGGGGCCGGGTGCCTGCCCGCACCTGGGCGCGCCGCTGTGCCGGGGCGCGGTGGACTCCGGGCGCCTGGTGTGCCGGTGGCACGGGTTGTCGCTGGACGGCGGCGGCTTCCCGGGGTGGGACCCCTACCCGGTGCACGACGACGGCGTCCTGGTGTGGGTGCGCCTGGACCGGGAGGGCGGTGAGGAGCCCCTGGACGAGCCGGTGGTCCCCGAGCGCCCCGCGCTGCCCGGGAGCCTGGTGGCGGTGGAGAGCCTGGCGGGGCGGTGCGAACCCGAGGACGTGGTGGCCAACCGGCTCGACCCCTGGCACGGTTCGTGGTTCCACCCCTACTCGTTTGTGGGGCTGAAGGTGACCGAGGTGCCCAAGGGAGCCGACCCCGATCCGGACCGCATGGTGGTGGACGTGGGGTTCCGGGTGGCGGGCCGGTGGGGCGTGCCGGTGCGCGCGGAGTTCCGCTGCCCGGACCCGCGCACGGTGGTCATGCGCATCATCGAGGGGGAGGGCTTGGGCAGCGTGGTGGAGACGCACGCCACCCCGCTGGGCGTGGACGACAAGGGCGTGCCGCGCACGGCGGTCATCGAGGCGACCGTGGCCAGCTCGGAGCGGATCGGCTTCCTGCTGGCCCGCAAGCTGGCGGGGCCGGTCGTGCGCCCCGTGATGCGGATGGCCGCCCGGCGCCTGTGGAAGGACGACCTGGACTACGCGGAGCGCCGGTACCTGCTCAGGAGCACCGGCCGCTGGCCCGGCTGA